A single window of Cataglyphis hispanica isolate Lineage 1 chromosome 2, ULB_Chis1_1.0, whole genome shotgun sequence DNA harbors:
- the LOC126856335 gene encoding uncharacterized protein LOC126856335 has protein sequence MAQYSAHDLSKAPRTRDVKIQEDVIFFQMGLPDDILDGLTTAGFQRPSPIQLKAIPLGRCGFDLIIRAKSGTGKTIVFGIIALETLDIEISTPQVLIIAPTREISIQISHVLQAIGSKIKGLKIEYFVGGISIEEDKKKLSKCHIAVGAPGRVKHLIEMGLLIVSKIRLFVLDEADKLMEINFQTDVNYIFSKLPRNKQVIASSATYPGDLETFVQTYMSSPVLISPDLDAPILIGIKQFVAVVPAHPNTMKQIQIKVDELVKIFTMIPFKQSLVFMNYQSRAQSVSNKINSMGFSSLYITGNQDMTKRLETIEKLRNCECRIMVSTDLTARGIDVENVNMVINFDVPKDSATYLHRIGRAGRYGSHGISVTIISENELPLFRQLLTSIGGPNFYLFKLNSNYAEDVWADDITVFEKIYSKSEMSNINIDKTFLKSENGMPIVIPMSISSTVNDASSSENDVASISTVKHEKCKSISSMDIVVNDKSSSENNVANITNVKYDKCESVSSKCDTPLNGTPSPENNITNIITIELNEKLNTYISSKNKKHHKTLSNNLRIKPRSTDLNEKIRISSLFQHHIQEKIQGKINLQQSEKHKEVSTAESIRVKISGEEHENLLTVDIFRSGNGHKFKISPDPDNPSFMEKLNENVVFEVDLPNIENYKQGSVDIENIMQYIKAPSISEEENDDKMDNNEKISTNISQGTCSMKDLTLMNNLQTSISELDINEDNQIWKELNDYLLIYAEEINDKDNCINDEESFLKIASNWKELLDLEISLLNNTYKDMTDSVHKLIYEEHFSALKTFLNIQKRAFLCIFPQLRNDEEIQDTYIYSGYNSNNNLLDMYKEIEDFKSHYCTMTTKFNAYFPYSINIDEHMPNLMMSSSEIEDYRKALQYFNTYRNPNEKLLEIIDYITFLSENEKYELIKKIKDQNFSFSDMKTFLIEEAAKRDLKNEKSMEHLQLSEKLNSSERNGILTENVQVFEKVSSEKNNELMKCVQVSQKLVSLENKDSNTIHHQKIAEVNSPEIHIINMNSSKRSSKEMQEAHSNEVITVNQKDHEIQDKKHNIINTISNKNEEILANKDSNDDNERFQIDKSMNGENNQSMHSITSKSSIISFNENITYPSTSKVGSNKQQDIAPSSNHKQKTSKKDTVYKEVKNFQTIYTPVQTNNILYNSMNNSCSKLKHVKFHKDDPKNNVDNSAACTKYSISTPIINTRKTQYSLNSAAQCFHPQASYSNLNYNLDTREETCLPNQNDHLYQWNKHVSASSQQSHSHKRKTAQPNCVPEYWEPEIGYCPKNSNIHRLDDNLTNDVSSHETDIDSFLSSLRMQTDQLHLQIYKSQMFENWTSYDQ, from the exons ATGGCTCAATATAGTGCACATGATTTAAGCAAAGCACCTCGAACGAGAGatgtaaaaatacaagaagatgttatattttttcaaatgggTCTTCCAGATGATATTTTGGATGGATTAACAACTGCTGGATTTCAACGCCCATCCCCCATTCAGTTGAAAGCCATTCCATTAGGCCGTTGTGGATTCG ATCTGATAATACGTGCAAAATCAGGAACTGGAAAAACTATTGTATTTGGTATAATTGCTCTTGAAACATTagatattgaaatatcaactccacaagttttaataatagcaCCTACCAGGGAGATTTCTATTCAAATATCTCATGTTCTTCAAGCAATAGgttcaaaaataaaag gattaaaaattgaatattttgtggGAGGTATATCGATAGAAGAAGATAAGAAGAAGCTAAGCAAATGCCATATAGCTGTTGGTGCTCCAGGTAGAGTTAAACACTTAATTGAAATGGGATTGCTTATAGTTTCAAAAATCAGATTATTTGTTCTTGATGAAGCAGACAAGTTAATGgagattaattttcaaacagaTGTCAa ttacatattttctaaGCTACCACGCAATAAGCAAGTTATAGCTTCGAGTGCTACTTATCCTGGAGATTTAGAAACATTTGTGCAAACATACATGTCTTCTCCAGTATTAATATCACCAGATCTTGATGCGCCAATTTTGATTGGAATCAAACAATTTGTGGCTGTGGTTCCTGCACATCCCAATACCATGAAACAG atacaAATAAAAGTTGATGAGCtggtgaaaatttttacaatgattCCATTTAAACAAAGTCTAGTCTTTATGAATTATCAATCAcg AGCTCAATCAgtcagtaataaaattaattctatggGTTTctcatctttatatattactggAAATCAAGACATGACTAAAAGATTGGAGACAATTGAAAAGTTAAGGAATTGTGAATGTAGAATTATGGTGTCCACAGATTTAACTGCAAGAGGTATAGATGTGGAAAATGTTAATATGGTTATAAACTTTGATGTACCTAAAGATTCGGCGACGTATTTACATAGAATTGGAAGAGCTGGTCGCTATGGGTCTCATGGAATTTCTGTCACCATTATTTCTGAAAACGAACTTCCGTTATTTAGACAATTGTTAACTTCGATTGGTGGACCAAACTTTTATTTGTTCAaacttaattctaattatGCAGAAGATGTTTGGGCCGATGATATTACagtatttgagaaaatttattcaaaatctgAAATGAGCAACATAAACATTgataaaacatttctaaaatCTGAAAATGGTATGCCTATAGTGATACCTATGTCAATATCTTCAACAGTTAATGATGCATCATCATCAGAAAATGATGTTGCGAGTATTTCTACTGttaaacatgaaaaatgtaaaagcatCTCATCCATGGATATAGTAGTCAACGATAAATCATCATCAGAAAATAATGTTGCAAATATTACTAATGTGAAATATGACAAATGTGAAAGTGTTTCATCAAAGTGCGACACACCACTTAATGGAACACCATCACCagagaataatattacaaatattattacaatagaattaaatgaaaaacttaATACCTATATTTCatcgaaaaacaaaaaacatcaTAAAACTCTGTCTAATAATTTACGTATAAAGCCAAGAAGCACtgatttaaatgaaaagataaGAATTAGTTCATTATTTCAACATcatattcaagaaaaaattcaagGAAAAATCAATCTCCAACAATCTGAAAAGCATAAAGAAGTATCAACTGCAGAATCTATCAGAGTTAAAATTTCTGGAGAAgagcatgaaaatttattaactgtaGACATATTTAGATCAGGAAACGGacataagtttaaaataagtCCTGATCCAGATAATCCTTCctttatggaaaaattaaacgaaaatGTTGTATTTGAAGTAGACCTACCAAATATAGAGAACTATAAACAAGGAAGTGTtgacattgaaaatattatgcaatatataaaagctcCATCAATCAGTGAAGAagaaaatgatgataaaatggataataatgaaaaaatttctacaaatatttctcAGGGTACATGTTCTATGAAAGATCTtactttaatgaataatttgcaaaCATCTATAAGTGAATTAGATATTAATGAGGATAATCAAATATGGAAAGAATTAAAtgattacttattaatatatgctgaagaaattaatgacaaagacaattgtataaatgatgaagaatcttttttgaaaatagctTCCAATTGGAAAGAATTACTTGATCTCgaaattagtttattaaataatacatacaaaGACATGACAGATTCTGTTCATAAGCTAATATACGAAGAACATTTTTCTGCTTTAAAGACTTTTCTTAATATACAGAAACGggcttttttatgtatttttccaCAACTTCGCAATGATGAAGAAATACAggatacttatatatattcaggatataattcaaataataatttattagatatgtataaagaaataGAAGATTTTAAAAGTCATTACTGTACAATGACAACtaaatttaatgcatattttccttatagtataaatattgacGAACATATGCCAAATTTAATGATGTCAAGCTCTGAGATTGAAGATTATCGCAAGGCATTAcagtattttaatacatatcgCAACcctaatgaaaaattattagaaataatagattatataacatttttgagtgaaaatgaaaaatatgagttgattaagaaaataaaagatcaaaatttttcattttcggaTATGAAAACATTTCTTATTGAAGAAGCAgcaaaaagagatttaaaaaatgaaaaatcaatgGAACATTTACAATTGTCTGAAAAACTAAATTCTTCGGAAAGAAATGGTATATTAACAGAAAATGTACAAGTATTTGAAAAAGTttcttcagaaaaaaataatgaattaatgaaatgTGTACAAGTGTCTCAGAAATTGGTTTCcttagaaaataaagatagtAACACAATTCATCATCAGAAGATTGCTGAAGTGAATTCTccagaaatacatataataaatatgaatagttCAAAAAGAAGTTCAAAGGAGATGCAAGAAGCTCACTCTAATGAAGTTATAACTGTCAATCAAAAAGACCATGAAATACAAGAtaagaaacataatattattaatacaatctccaataaaaatgaagaaattctTGCAAATAAAGATTCAAATGATGATAATGAACGATTTCAAATAGATAAATCAATGAATGgagaaaataatcaaagtatGCACAGCATTACAAGCAAATCATCAATTATATcattcaatgaaaatattacgtaCCCAAGCACTAGTAAAGTTGGATCCAACAAACAACAGGATATAGCTCCCAGTAGTAATCATAAACAAAAAACCAGTAAAAAAGATACTGTGTATAAAGAAGTTAAGAACTTTCAAACTATATATACACCTgtacaaacaaataatatccTTTATAATAGTATGAACAATTCATGTAGCAAACTTAAACATGTAAAGTTTCATAAAGATGACCcaaaaaataatgtagacAATTCAGCTGcttgtacaaaatattcaatatcaacTCCAATTATAAACACAAGAAAAACTCAATATTCGTTGAATTCTGCTGCACAATGCTTTCATCCACAAGCCtcatattctaatttaaactATAATCTAGATACAAGAGAGGAAACCTGCTTACCAAATCAAAATGATCACCTTTATCAGTGGAACAAACATGTATCTGCTAGTTCCCAGCAATCTCACTCGCATAAGAGAAAAACAGCACAGCCTAATTGTGTACCAGAATATTGGGAACCAGAGATTGGTTATTGTCCTAAAAATTCGAATATTCATAGGCTGGATGATAATTTAACGAACGACGTTTCTTCACATGAAACTGATATTGACAGTTTTCTATCATCGTTGCGAATGCAAACAGATCAGTTGCATTTACAGATTTATAAGTCGCAAATGTTCGAAAACTGGACTTCATATGATCAATGA
- the LOC126856468 gene encoding WW domain-binding protein 11-like: MGRRSINTTKSGKYMNPTDQARKEARKKELKKNKKQRQLVRAAVLKGKDPAQIIEEMEKIDQMEYNVMQPPPLNEKVLKDKRKKLKETLDRVLKMYAKDDQEKWAELKEQLIQYERRRIDLVSYFEAVRHAQQVQVDEIPLPSAANDISRMYPGSLTSQIPLPDMPQPPTHIYPPHPHYISQHHPLMNIPIPPSILKKTSAYTSSSSVPTLAPNKEPPGVPPFPPPELSSDDEDIVEHIKDPPTKSRTIRFADDKEDNKQESENKEKDEKEKEKDRDMAKVKPTTLQQKMLAMAGQDIDQFMREMEVVHKKRETERAQDLNARLSLLEAENESNAKSNSNKSNNKGDDEELEPPGASDHLSGHGQHASHPHAQHAQQHVMPPMGIPPPPLLYRPPPPPLHLRMPPPPPPRIGLRLPPGPPPGMPRILRPGPPSIPRMPPPQMQMSTMSNITNPQIQTQSGTTAQPKTPNVLSAAPQLINRKDKDGKSSTTIEAKPQIRNLTADVTRFLPTSLRVKRDDKKKSSNISRIIERLPETQPLRTTQPKTKDDAYMQFMQEMEGLL, translated from the exons ATGGGACGCCGTTCGATTAATACCACAAAAAGTGGGAAATACATGAATCCCACTGATCAAGCAC gaAAGGAAGCACGAAAgaaggaattaaaaaagaataaaaagcaaCGACAACTAGTAAGAGCAGCTGTTTTAAAAGGCAAAGATCCAGCGCAGATTATTGAAGAAATGGAAAAGATTGATCAGATGG aatataatgtaatgcaaCCACCTCCTTTGAATGAAAAAGTATTGAAGGATAAACGAAAGAAACTTAAGGAGACTTTAGACCGTGtcttaaaaatgtat gcAAAAGATGATCAAGAAAAATGGGCTGAATTAAAAGAACAATTGATACAATATGAACGTAGAAGAATAGACTTAGTTTCTTATTTTGAAGCTGTACGACATGCGCAGCAAGTACAAGTTGATGAAATTCCATTACCATCGGCTGCTAATGATATATCCAGGATGTATCCAg GATCTTTGACATCACAGATTCCATTACCAGATATGCCACAACCACCTACACATATATATCCACCTCATCCTCATTATATATCACAACACCATCCTCTAATGAATATCCCGATACCACCAAGCATCTTAAAAAAGACCAGCGCATATACAAGTTCTTCATCTGTACCTACATTGGCACCTAATAAGGAACCACCTGGTGTACCACCATTTCCACCTCCTGAACTATCAAGCGATGATGAAGATATAGTTGAAcat ATTAAGGATCCACCAACAAAGTCGAGAACGATACGATTTGCCGATGACAAGGAGGATAATAAACAAGAGtcagaaaataaagagaaagatgagaaagagaaagaaaaagatagagataTGGCGAAAGTCAAACCAACTACATTGCAACAAAAAATGTTAGCGATGGCTGGACAAGATATCGATCAGTTTATGCGAGAGATGGAAGTCGTTCATAAAAAGAGGGAGACTGAACGTGCTCAAGATCTTAATGCACGATTGTCGCTGTTAGAAGCAGAAAACGAATCTAATGCTAAATCTAATAGTAATAAGTCCAATAATAAAGGAGATGACGAAGAGTTGGAACCACCCGGGGCATCGGATCATCTCTCCGGCCATGGACAACATGCGTCTCATCCCCATGCACAGCACGCGCAACAACATGTGATGCCACCAATGGGTATACCACCTCCACCCTTACTTTATCGGCCACCTCCGCCGCCATTACATCTCAGaatgccgccgccgccaccgcctcGTATCGGACTCCGTTTACCACctg gTCCTCCACCTGGAATGCCGAGAATATTAAGACCAGGACCTCCTAGCATTCCTAGAATGCCGCCACCTCAAATGCAGATGTCGACTATGTCGAATATTACTAATCCTCAGATACAAACGCAATCTGGGACAACTGCACAGCCTAAGACGCCCAATGTTCTTTCTGCTGCGCCACAATTAATCAACAGGAAAGACAAAGATGGAAAAAGTAGTACCACTATCGAGGCGAAACCACAAATTAGAAATCTGACTGCTGATGTTACAAGATTTTTACCAACATCTTTACGAGTGAAAAGAGATGATAAGAAGAAATCCAGCAATATATCCAGAATTATAGAAAGATTACCAGAAACGCAACCACTTAGAACAACGCAACCGAAGACGAAAGATGATgcatatatgcaatttatgcAAGAAATGGAAGGATTACTCTGA
- the LOC126856514 gene encoding double-stranded RNA-specific editase 1-like isoform X2, whose amino-acid sequence MYTRSRQNQGYGNARNANNSQIQGSYTMPPQQQQQLQQQQPAQMPPAAVTRPLSTMVPTQQLKSQMQQQGQQQMLQQQPPPQQQIQQQPQQQLQQQQANPAPLPQRLKPILKQSTANVQPTTTVAQITPVTSQPCVPPVVSAPTLFSDPTNNNSDVNDDSIKTEDGDIEMQDVQPRWRRKIPGFKVNKKLKRLRMNQRLRKTLQPKNAIMVLNEMKAGVQFTFPETQGPMTNSLYLVHAELDGKTYVGQGLSKPLARQNAAENALKALLLEKMTAASMKARIDAESDGQANSSSDGIKEEMNEDSNTMDTSTEDEIPWSSLASFALYKLFLEWHNQGTSVPVPRPGLPATKGAKKDNPNAPKTPVQKELPPNPVNIHPVMLLNQMKPGLTYVELSRVGNPPNTMFTLAVEIDGIEYSGTAKNKKDAKKAAAKAALLALYNLTYPEDIAKQENMVVG is encoded by the exons ATGTACACACGGAGCAGGCAAAATCAGGGCTATGGCAATG CACGGAATGCAAACAATTCCCAAATTCAAGGGTCCTATACAATGCCT ccgcagcagcagcagcagctgcAACAACAACAGCCAGCGCAAATGCCACCAGCCGCAGTGACACGACCTTTATCAACTATGGTGCCTACACAACAATTAAAATCGCAAATGCAACAACAAGGACAGCAGCAAATGTTACAACAGCAACCACCGCCGCAGCAGCAAATACAACAACAACCTCAACAACAGTTACAACAGCAGCAGGCAAACCCAGCTCCATTACCGCAACGATTGAAGCCAATCTTAAAACAAAGTACAGCAAATGTGCAACCAACTACAACTGTTGCGCAAATTACGCCTGTGACTTCTCAACCTTGTGTGCCTCCTGTAGTATCTGCTCCGACTCTATTCTCCGATCCTACTAATAACAATTCTGATGTTAATGATGACAGTATAAAGACAGAAGATGGAGATATTGAAATGCAAGATGTTCAACCAAGATGGCGAAGAAAAATACCtggat ttaaggtaaataaaaaattgaaacgtcTTCGTATGAATCAGCGTCTAAGAAAAACTTTGCAGcctaaaaatgcaataatggTTTTGAACGAGATGAAAGCCGGAGTTCAATTTACATTCCCTGAAACCCAAGGACCTATGACAAATTCACTTTATCTCGTTCATGCTGAG cTTGATGGTAAAACTTATGTTGGACAAGGATTATCTAAACCACTTGCTCGTCAAAATGCAGCCGAGAATGCATTAAAAGCTTTATTACTTGAAAAGATGACAGCAGCATCTATGAAAGCACGTATAGATGCTGAGTCAGATGGACAAGCTAATTCATCTTCAGATGGAATAAAGGAAGAAATGAATGAAGATAGTAATACTATGGACACTAGTACTGAAGACGAAATTCCATGGAGTTCACTAGCCAGTTTTGCGCTTTATAAACTTTTCCTTGAATGGCATAATCAAGGAACATCAGTCCCAGTACCACGACCTGGTTTGCCAGCTACAAAAGGAGCTAAAAAAGATAATCCTAATGCACCTAAAACTCCCGTTCAAAAGGAACTTCCACCTAATCCTGTAAATATACATCCAGTTATGTTATTGAATCAGATGAAACCGGGACTAACATATGTAGAACTCAGCCGTGTTGGTAATCCACCAAATACAATGTTTACTTTGGCTGTTGAAATTGATGGAATTGAATATTCAGGGACAG ctaaaaacaaaaaagatgcCAAAAAGGCAGCAGCTAAGGCAGCACTGTTagcattatacaatttaacttATCCTGAAGATATCGCCAAACAGGAAAATATGGTAGTTggttaa
- the LOC126856514 gene encoding double-stranded RNA-specific editase Adar-like isoform X1 has protein sequence MYTRSRQNQGYGNARNANNSQIQGSYTMPYDTQGSYQASQSTSNQQSNYKQGNIQNSQGFKSQPQQQQQLQQQQPAQMPPAAVTRPLSTMVPTQQLKSQMQQQGQQQMLQQQPPPQQQIQQQPQQQLQQQQANPAPLPQRLKPILKQSTANVQPTTTVAQITPVTSQPCVPPVVSAPTLFSDPTNNNSDVNDDSIKTEDGDIEMQDVQPRWRRKIPGFKVNKKLKRLRMNQRLRKTLQPKNAIMVLNEMKAGVQFTFPETQGPMTNSLYLVHAELDGKTYVGQGLSKPLARQNAAENALKALLLEKMTAASMKARIDAESDGQANSSSDGIKEEMNEDSNTMDTSTEDEIPWSSLASFALYKLFLEWHNQGTSVPVPRPGLPATKGAKKDNPNAPKTPVQKELPPNPVNIHPVMLLNQMKPGLTYVELSRVGNPPNTMFTLAVEIDGIEYSGTAKNKKDAKKAAAKAALLALYNLTYPEDIAKQENMVVG, from the exons ATGTACACACGGAGCAGGCAAAATCAGGGCTATGGCAATG CACGGAATGCAAACAATTCCCAAATTCAAGGGTCCTATACAATGCCT TATGATACACAAGGAAGTTACCAAGCATCGCAATCTACGTCCAATCAACAAAGCAATTATAAACAAGGCAACATACAAAACTCACAAGGCTTCAAATCGCAgccgcagcagcagcagcagctgcAACAACAACAGCCAGCGCAAATGCCACCAGCCGCAGTGACACGACCTTTATCAACTATGGTGCCTACACAACAATTAAAATCGCAAATGCAACAACAAGGACAGCAGCAAATGTTACAACAGCAACCACCGCCGCAGCAGCAAATACAACAACAACCTCAACAACAGTTACAACAGCAGCAGGCAAACCCAGCTCCATTACCGCAACGATTGAAGCCAATCTTAAAACAAAGTACAGCAAATGTGCAACCAACTACAACTGTTGCGCAAATTACGCCTGTGACTTCTCAACCTTGTGTGCCTCCTGTAGTATCTGCTCCGACTCTATTCTCCGATCCTACTAATAACAATTCTGATGTTAATGATGACAGTATAAAGACAGAAGATGGAGATATTGAAATGCAAGATGTTCAACCAAGATGGCGAAGAAAAATACCtggat ttaaggtaaataaaaaattgaaacgtcTTCGTATGAATCAGCGTCTAAGAAAAACTTTGCAGcctaaaaatgcaataatggTTTTGAACGAGATGAAAGCCGGAGTTCAATTTACATTCCCTGAAACCCAAGGACCTATGACAAATTCACTTTATCTCGTTCATGCTGAG cTTGATGGTAAAACTTATGTTGGACAAGGATTATCTAAACCACTTGCTCGTCAAAATGCAGCCGAGAATGCATTAAAAGCTTTATTACTTGAAAAGATGACAGCAGCATCTATGAAAGCACGTATAGATGCTGAGTCAGATGGACAAGCTAATTCATCTTCAGATGGAATAAAGGAAGAAATGAATGAAGATAGTAATACTATGGACACTAGTACTGAAGACGAAATTCCATGGAGTTCACTAGCCAGTTTTGCGCTTTATAAACTTTTCCTTGAATGGCATAATCAAGGAACATCAGTCCCAGTACCACGACCTGGTTTGCCAGCTACAAAAGGAGCTAAAAAAGATAATCCTAATGCACCTAAAACTCCCGTTCAAAAGGAACTTCCACCTAATCCTGTAAATATACATCCAGTTATGTTATTGAATCAGATGAAACCGGGACTAACATATGTAGAACTCAGCCGTGTTGGTAATCCACCAAATACAATGTTTACTTTGGCTGTTGAAATTGATGGAATTGAATATTCAGGGACAG ctaaaaacaaaaaagatgcCAAAAAGGCAGCAGCTAAGGCAGCACTGTTagcattatacaatttaacttATCCTGAAGATATCGCCAAACAGGAAAATATGGTAGTTggttaa
- the LOC126856514 gene encoding double-stranded RNA-specific editase 1-like isoform X3, with protein sequence MPPAAVTRPLSTMVPTQQLKSQMQQQGQQQMLQQQPPPQQQIQQQPQQQLQQQQANPAPLPQRLKPILKQSTANVQPTTTVAQITPVTSQPCVPPVVSAPTLFSDPTNNNSDVNDDSIKTEDGDIEMQDVQPRWRRKIPGFKVNKKLKRLRMNQRLRKTLQPKNAIMVLNEMKAGVQFTFPETQGPMTNSLYLVHAELDGKTYVGQGLSKPLARQNAAENALKALLLEKMTAASMKARIDAESDGQANSSSDGIKEEMNEDSNTMDTSTEDEIPWSSLASFALYKLFLEWHNQGTSVPVPRPGLPATKGAKKDNPNAPKTPVQKELPPNPVNIHPVMLLNQMKPGLTYVELSRVGNPPNTMFTLAVEIDGIEYSGTAKNKKDAKKAAAKAALLALYNLTYPEDIAKQENMVVG encoded by the exons ATGCCACCAGCCGCAGTGACACGACCTTTATCAACTATGGTGCCTACACAACAATTAAAATCGCAAATGCAACAACAAGGACAGCAGCAAATGTTACAACAGCAACCACCGCCGCAGCAGCAAATACAACAACAACCTCAACAACAGTTACAACAGCAGCAGGCAAACCCAGCTCCATTACCGCAACGATTGAAGCCAATCTTAAAACAAAGTACAGCAAATGTGCAACCAACTACAACTGTTGCGCAAATTACGCCTGTGACTTCTCAACCTTGTGTGCCTCCTGTAGTATCTGCTCCGACTCTATTCTCCGATCCTACTAATAACAATTCTGATGTTAATGATGACAGTATAAAGACAGAAGATGGAGATATTGAAATGCAAGATGTTCAACCAAGATGGCGAAGAAAAATACCtggat ttaaggtaaataaaaaattgaaacgtcTTCGTATGAATCAGCGTCTAAGAAAAACTTTGCAGcctaaaaatgcaataatggTTTTGAACGAGATGAAAGCCGGAGTTCAATTTACATTCCCTGAAACCCAAGGACCTATGACAAATTCACTTTATCTCGTTCATGCTGAG cTTGATGGTAAAACTTATGTTGGACAAGGATTATCTAAACCACTTGCTCGTCAAAATGCAGCCGAGAATGCATTAAAAGCTTTATTACTTGAAAAGATGACAGCAGCATCTATGAAAGCACGTATAGATGCTGAGTCAGATGGACAAGCTAATTCATCTTCAGATGGAATAAAGGAAGAAATGAATGAAGATAGTAATACTATGGACACTAGTACTGAAGACGAAATTCCATGGAGTTCACTAGCCAGTTTTGCGCTTTATAAACTTTTCCTTGAATGGCATAATCAAGGAACATCAGTCCCAGTACCACGACCTGGTTTGCCAGCTACAAAAGGAGCTAAAAAAGATAATCCTAATGCACCTAAAACTCCCGTTCAAAAGGAACTTCCACCTAATCCTGTAAATATACATCCAGTTATGTTATTGAATCAGATGAAACCGGGACTAACATATGTAGAACTCAGCCGTGTTGGTAATCCACCAAATACAATGTTTACTTTGGCTGTTGAAATTGATGGAATTGAATATTCAGGGACAG ctaaaaacaaaaaagatgcCAAAAAGGCAGCAGCTAAGGCAGCACTGTTagcattatacaatttaacttATCCTGAAGATATCGCCAAACAGGAAAATATGGTAGTTggttaa